The nucleotide sequence AGTAAGAAAGAGGTATTTACCATCCCTTCCTGAAACAAAAGGTCATTAAATGCAGCGGCCAAGAGAATGGAAAACCCCGAGATCAGCAATAAACTTCCCTGTCTTTTTTCTTTAGCGGCTTTTGCCAAAACGAATATAATATGTATCGTAGATACTAGTAGTACGATAAAGCAAAAAGCAACAATTGACGTATATAAGCTGGCCTGACTAAAACAAATGAGCAATATATATCCTGTCATAGAATATGTCACCAGTTTTCGGATATATTTATTAAACAGGTCTGGAAACATGCTATAGGTAAACAGCGTAATGAAAATCACTCCCAAAGGAAAAGTGAAATACAATAGTTTAATAGCAATCTCCCATGGCACCTCTGGCCAAAAGGCAAAAAACAGCGTTTCCCTATTAAAAGACTCCCTAATGGCATGTTGAAAACACATTAGGGCAAAAAATAAAGCCGTAAGTTCTCTTCTTCTAATAAGAAAGATAGCCAAGTGATAAAGCCCAATTACAATCAGCGCTCCTATCAAAAACGCTGACTTTAGTAATCCTGATTGATAGCTTCTTTTAATTGTTGAAGGTTTTCCAAGTACTGGAGCTTCCCAAACACCACCTGAACCAAAATGAAAATTAGATACTTGAATAACTATCCATGCACTTGATTCATTTACTTCAAAATCATATACAGCAGCTCGGGTTGCAGGAACTGAATTTTCACGAGTACCCGTTTTCCCTACCTCGCCCACAAGCTTATCGTTTATAAATAAACGGTAAGCAGAATGTACTGGGGGCATAAAAATAGAATATACCCCTGGTTCATCAAACAAAACCTTTAGGCCATAAGTACAATAACCGTTAGAGTTCTCCCATGTAAAAGGCAGTTTTTTCACCTGCCCCTCGTTTTGTAGACAAGAAGTATCAGCAAAGGAGTCCCACAAAAACAGCCACTCGCCACTTAAGCCAACTTTTTGTTCGGACACATCTCGCAGGTCCAACACTCCATTACGCATCAGAGGTTTGGAACAAAGCTGTAAACTGAAAAATAGGAAACACAAAAAAGTTATTAACCTCAATTTTTTTTATATCTGTGGCTTAAAAAAAATCTCTTTTCCTAAAAAAGCGCGTTTAAGCAATGGTACAGTGCCTGCATTGCTAAAGTCCCTTGGCTCATATGCATTGGGCGGATAACCAGTACCCAATAATTTCATAGACATATAAGTGGCAGCAACCAACATACTACAAAAGAACATATTATTGTCAGCCTTCTTATTAGAGATCCGCCCTTCTAGCAACATGCGCCCCATTTCTCCAGTGCTAGGGAAAGTAGTGTTAATTACTGTAGGCATAAACTCTTTAAGTTTTGCCATCATGGCGGGGTTCCTATCCGCATACAAATGCCGACACGCAAACTTAACACCCTTAAACTCTTTTGCCGTAGAAACAATTCTTTCTTCAAAAGGCACAAGCATTGGTCCTGTTTTAGCTTTTCCAGTTATCAAATCCGGAATATTTGTCAATTCATTTGACTCCCATAAAAGCAAACCGTCATACTTTTTTTCCATACCCACATCTTCTGGCCTTATGACCATAGCAGAGTGGGACCAAGGACTCCATTGCACCGCTTCAATTACAACACTAAAAGGATAGCGTCCATGAACCAAGATCACATCTCCCGTCTGAAAGCTGTCATTTAATTCTGAGAGTTTTACATACCAATTCTGGTCAAAAATATTGTTCATTGCTTTTGAAAGTTAATTAAACCTAAAATATGCAATAGAGCTTCCAATTACGCAGCAAAATAACCTCCAGTCAATCGCCCCGCTCACACTTGTGTCCACAGCGCTGCTATGCTGTGTGACCAAAAGTACTGATTGACTATTGATTTTACTCCTCATGACCAAATCTACCGCATAGTTCAGGTTAAAAAAGTGAAATATTTTTATTTTTTAGACGATTAAAAAGTAGCAATTTATCTGATTTTTTAAGATTTACAAGTCTTGGGAACAAGGCCATTTCTAAAAAACACCATCGCAAAGGCAAGCAAAAAGTTTAAACTAATTTATCTTTTCCTTCCTAGAATGAATTAAATAGTTGATATAATGTATATTTATGATTTAGATTTAGAATATAAAATATTTTTAATATGCGTTTAAAAGAAAAAGACCTGAAAAACTTAGTATATGGTGCAGCATTTTTAGGAAGTGGGGGTGGTGGAGCTATCTCCACAGGGCTTGATTTTGTAAAGACGGTTATAAAAAATACCAAAGGAGAAGGAGTAGAACTACTATCAGCCGAAGATATATTTAACGCTCATGACCATGCATGTGTTATATGCGATATTGGTGCAATTTCGGCTATTGAAGAAAACCAGTCACAAGCCATTATTAATGCATATAATGTATTTGAAAAATGGTACTTTAAAAATAAAGAAAAAAAATTTTCCAGTGTCTTACCTATAGAAACCGGCCCAGAGAACTCACTTGCACCTTTTGTGCTAGCCTCCAAGAAAAATATACCTGTATTGAATGCTGATGGGGCAGGAAGGGCAGTCCCAGAACTGTCTTTATGTACTTTTGCCTTGTTTGAAAACTCCGTAACAGCCAGTATTGCCAATGACCAAACAGACTGGATGCTAGTAAACACCACAGATGCATCTTCTCTTGACAATATGCTGAGACCGGTAACAGAAAGTCCAGCATTTCATTCTTCTGCCAGCATGGCTTTATGGGGCGCTTCATTACAACAGCACTTTAACAACGCAGCTACAGGTACATTAAAAAATGCCATAATGACCGGCTACTTATTAGAAGCATTGCGCAACAAAGATCAGTCGCTGGAGAAAGAAGCATTGCCTGAAGTAAATAAATTACAAGCAAGGAAGTTAGTAAGTGGCAAGGTCACAGATATCCAGCACCAACAAAAGAACGCCTTTGATTTTGAACTTATAACCTTAAAAACAAGCGACAACCAGTTATTCAAAGTATATACACAAAACGAAAACCTCGTTCTTATAGACTCCTCTGAGAAGCAAATAATATGTCAAGCACCTGAATCCATTTGCTATTTAACCCAAAGCTTGCATCCTCTGACAAATTCTGAAATAAAACTCAACGATAATATCCACCTAATAGGAGTAGCGTCAAATCCAAAACTGACAACACCCCAAATCGTTAAGGGTTTTGACGGACTTATAAAAACATTAGTTGGCAGTACCATGTCCGAAAGCAGTGATAAAAACTATTTGCCATTAGGAAGTTTACTTAAAGGTATTGCCAAATAGAGGGCCAAGTTTCAATGGATTTTCCCTCCATAGGCAACAATAATGGCTACTCCGAAAGTTTAAGGCCATTCCAATCTTTCTGCCCAAAGATACTAAAGCTGGGGCTGTGTTGGAGTCACTGGTGTCAAAAGTTTTATAATCGGTTCCTTCAATGATTTCGATTTTACCGAGGAAAAGCACTAGAATTTATGGCGAAGAAAAATAATTAAAGAGCTATTGAAATTTGCATAAAAAATAAAAAACGCACCAAATAACATTTCTCAATCACATATAATACAGACATATATAACCGATCAGCTAATTGCATATTTTTAATATCGCACAGGATATAATCATCCTAAAACTGATTGATTATCTAAGAAAATTTCATTTATTATTTGGTATAGCATAAATTATAGATTAAATTTAACAATATACTTATTGTAAATTATACAATTTCATACCAAAAACAAGAATAAATGAAAAAAAACTTACTTATGAGTACAAGAAAAAAGATAGCCGTTTTATTGCTTCTTTTGACCTCAAGTTATTTGAGTTTTGCTCAAACTGCTGTAGGAACTTATGGTCAGCTAGCAATTGATGGAAGACATGTCGTAGACCAAAACAATAACCCTGTACAGTTACAAGGAATGTCGCTTTTTTGGAGCAACTGGAGTCCTGCGGGTGATGGCGGTAATTACTGGACCCGAGGTGCTGTTCAGGAAATTCGCGACGAATGGTGTGCGAACATAGTTCGTGCAGCCATGGGAGTAGAAGACCCAGGAGGCTACCTACAAGACCCTAATGGACAGAAGCAAAAGGTGATAGACATTATTGAAGCTGCTATTGACCTAGACATGTACGTTATCATTGACTGGCATTCGCACCATGCTGAAGATCACCAACAAGAAGCTATTGATTTTTTTACAGAAATGGCTCAAACCTACGGAGACTACCCCAATATCATCTATGAAATTTACAATGAGCCATTAAATGTCTCTTGGAGCCATACCATCAAACCATATAGCGAAGCTGTAATAGAAGCAATTAGAGAGCATGACAGCAATAATATTATTGTGTGCGGAACTCCTAATTGGTCTCAGGATGTAGATGATGCTTCTAATGACCCAATTGAAGGTTATGACAACATTGCATATACCTTGCACTATTACGCAGGCACCCATGAACAGTGGTTAAGGGACAAAGCCAACATAGCTATGAACAGGGGCATAGCAATAATGGTTACAGAGTATGGCTTAGTAGATGCTGATGGTGATGGGGGAGTAAGTATAGCTTCTTCAAACCAGTGGTATGACTGGATGGAAGCCAACATGATCAGCCACTGCAACTGGAGCCTGCATGATAAAGAAGAAGGAGCCTCTGCTTTACAACGTAACGCCTCAACCCAAGGAAACTGGACATATGATGACGACTTGACTGCCTCTGGGACTTTTGTCAGAAATTACCTAATAGATAACTGTCCAGATTATGATGGAATTCCGGCTCCTGTATTTTCAACACAGCCGCAAACTACTACGGGAGAAATAGGAGAGTCTGTTACGTTTTCGGCTGAAGCTTCTGGCGAAGGAGCTGTTACTTATCAGTGGTATTTAAACGATGAGCCTATAGAGGGTGCAACAGAATCTAGTTACACGATTTCGAGCATATCGCAAGAAGATGCGGGCGCTTATCATGTGGTTGCAACCTCAGAAGGAAAAGAAAGGAGAAGTGCCATCGCATACCTTATTTTAGATGATCCGGACGCTGATCAATCAGGAAGTATATGTTCGGAAAATGACGCTAAAGGCATTTTTGACGATTTTACTGGTCGAGAATATTCTGAATCAACGGATGGAGAACCGGCACGAGGCATGTACTGGTGGACGGACGATAATGCTCCTATGGTACGAAACACCAGTGCAGGGGAAATAAGTGTTTCTTTAACCAGAGAAGAAGGCCAATACCAGCCGATTGGTTTCTCATTTGGTGATGACGCTGGCGATGAAACAGGCAACGCCTATACCGTCGACTTCTCTGAAGATTTTACTTATGAAGTACATGTTCGTAATGACTCTGATTATGACTTGGTCTTTGCGCTTTCTCCACAGGACATAAACGGCAATCAAATAGATGCGGACGCCCAGGCAGAAGAAGGTATCGATGATAATGTAGTGCAAAACCCATGGCAGTATTCAATACAAATTACAGTTCCTGCAAGAAGCGAAGGGGTAATTGGGGCTGGTGCTTCCAATGGAACAATTGAACTAAGTGGGACTTTCGAAGATGGTTACCATGTATATGAAAACCCTCATTGCAATAATGCAGAAGGTTGTACTGCTCAGGAATTTGACTTTAGTCAAGTAACAGGGTTTTTAATTACTGTTACCAATGCAGCCAATACAGGAGACCCTCACTACCTACCATTACCTCTTGATAATGCAGAGATTGCCATTACCGAAATAAGGTTTGGAGTTGAATGTGAAGAAAACGGCAGTTTTGGTCCTACGATAGATCAACAACCTCAAGACCTTACGGTTGATGAAGGTGAAGAAGCTGTTTTGTCCGTACAAGCTTCAGGAAGCGAAGAATTGTCTTACCAATGGTATTTCAACGGTGAGGAAATAGAAGATGCTACGGAAGAGTCTTATACTATTGCAGAAGCTTCTTCTGCGAATACTGGTAATTACCATGTGGTTGTAACAATGGGAACATCATCTGTTGAAAGTGAAACAGCGACACTTATAGTACAAACCCCAGAACTTTCTATCGATCATCAAACAGAAGATCAGACAGTAGAGGTAGGAGAGGATGCCGTGCTATCTGTCAATGCCTCAGGTGATGGAACACTTTCATTCCAATGGTACTTCAATGGTGAGCCTATAGAAGGTGCTACAGAAAGTACTCTTAATCTAAACAATGTATCACTAGAGGATGCTGGGGAATATCATGTGGTAGTTATCAGTGGTGATGAACAAATTGAAAGTGATAAAATTGTGGTAGAAGTAGAAGATCCGCTATCAGTAAGGCCTAAGGAAGAAAGCGCTTTAACCATTTATCCTAACCCTGTGGTTGCTGGACAAACTTTAAAATTCAGTAAAACAATCCACAATGCTCAGGTTTATGATGCTCTTGGATCTTTAATAGATACCTCAGAAGCTATGGATGAACTAAATACCAGCAATCTTTCGCCTGGTATATATATCATCATTTCTGAAGAGGGGACACAAAGATTTATAGTTAAATAACCTTTACAGACATAGCATGAAAAAAGCCGGTTTTGTTTTAACAAGACCGGCTTTTTTTATAGTATTAGATAAATATAGAGTCTCTTTATTTACACAGAGTTAATCTTATAAAGGATTAAGATATAGCAGTTTATGTTAGCAGAGGCGTAGTACCTTATGAAAGATTAAGCAATTGACTAATATCATATTGTTTTGCCACCTAAGAAGACTTTGTAATTTAGGTGAACATATGCAATAACCTATTGACTTACATATAATGTTTATCTAAATTCGTAGTTTAAATTTTATTACCACCTCCCGAGAAAAAATCTGTTAAAAGCTTTTGCATAATATATTTTTTTAACAGTTTTGTTAAACTATTTAGGTAATAATTTCTTTTAAAGTATATGCAAGAGCAGCCTACAGAAGATCATATTAAAGAAACCGCAAAAAAGATATTTTTTGCAGAAGGGCGTTTGCATGCAAAAACTCAAGAAATTGCAGATGAAGCCGGGGTAAACAGAGCCCTTATACATTACTACTTCCGCAATCGAGAAAACCTCTTTAACTCTGTTCTGAAAGAAGCGCTGGCTGATAGTTATCAAGAAACAATGAGTATTATCCAGTCCAACCTTGACTTTGAAGAGAAAATTAAAGAAATGATTTCTCACATGATGGATCGTCTAGCAAAATATCCATACATGGACACTTTTATTATCAGTGAGTTTAATAAAAACCCCGATAATCTCACAATGCTAAAACCACATGATGATAACGAAGAGCATAAAAATAACTTTAAAAAAGAAATTGAAAATTATATTATAGAACACAAACTTCCAGTAATCAAGCCGGAGCATTTTGTGGTAAACATTGTTTCCATGTGTACTTATCCTTTCATTGCAAAGAGCATATTCAAAGAAATGCTTCAATATGATGACAACCTTTACGAACAATTTATAGCAGAAAGGAAAGAGGTAATTACAAAATTTGTTTTGGGAAAGAAGTAAAAATTTTTTATATTAATATTAACAATTTTGTTAAACAATGTAGTTTAATACTAAATACACGCTTGCAGGTCGGAGACTTCTAATTAAATGAAGGGACACATAACTTTAACATATTGGGGGCGGGGCTTTTTGTTGTCTGTAGTACAGTTTACTTTTTATTTACTTGCCCGTCCCCATAATTACTATTTTTTTTAATAGAAAAGGTTACTTTTCAAAAAATGCATAAAAGCAAAAATTATAACCGTACAGCAGGAAGGTAAAATCAATAAAACTAGAATCCAAGACAAATGGAACAACAGGAAACAGCGGAAGGTGTGTCAATGAAAGAGGTGACCTTGGCAGGTGCGATAACATTTAACAAATGGAGAGAAGAACACCTAGACCAAGATATAGTTATTGAAAACTTGGATTTAACTAAGCTTGATTTGAGTGAAATGGACTTCACAGGCGTTATATTTGAAAATACAGACTTCTCTTATTGTAAAATGCACGAATCAATCTTTCGGGGAGCTCGGATAAGCAATTGCTGCTTTGATTTTGTCAATATGCACAACTGTGGGTTTAATGGAATAAAAAACTTATTTGTAGATGCTAAAAAGTTTCCGAAATATGTATCTTATAAAGAAAGCCCTGCTGAAATTACGCATTCATGGTTTCAATATGCAGATCTTAAATTCTCAAACTTTAAGGGGGTACTTATAAAGGAAGTTAGCTTCCTTGGCAGCAATTTGGAGGAATGTTGTTTTGAATAAATACTTTTCATTTTCAAATTACATGACCAAGTGCTTAGGTTATTCAAAGTCCGTAAGCATTGGTCTATTGCTTTTTTTCGTCTCACTAGCACTTCCTTTTGGAGCAAAAGCTCAAAACAGAGACAGCTTTGCTAAACGGTATATTAATAGTCTAATTAACGATACCACCGACATTTCCAAACCTAAATTTATTGCTTATCCCACTTTAGCCTATGCGCCAGAAACAAGTTGGGAGTTTGGGTTCAGCGGGCTCTATGTATATTTTGCCAATAGAGACACTACCAATAGGCTAAGTGAAATCAATGGTTTTTCTTTTATTACGCTAGAAAACCAATATGGCTTTTGGTTCGACCATGCACTCTACACCCATGAAAACAAATGGTTTTTTCTTGGTCGCATCCGGCTGCAGGATTTCCCTTTACGGTATTATGGAATTGGCCCCTATACCACGCCAAGTCATACCGCAGTAATAGAAGCTACTCAAGTAAACATAAGGGAAAGGGTATTACGAAAAGTGTACAAAGATTTATTTGTTGGCCTTCAGGGAGACTGGCAACAGTTAAGGTTTGCGAGGTTCACTTCAATAGACCAAGAAGAGTTTGAGTTTCCGTTAGGCGGGGAGGGTTCGCTGAACATTGGCCTTGGGCTAAATGTAGTTTACGACACCAGACATAATGTACTGAATGTAAGAGACGGATTGTTTTCAGAGCTGGCTTTTCTAAGATATCCAGGCTTGGCAAGCAATTACAACTTTAGCACTTTAATTTCAGACAACCGCATATACCGCCCCGTGGGCAAAAACAATGTACTTGCCGCACAAGTCATGGGGCAGTTTAACTTTGGTAACACACCTTTCAACATGCTTTCTTTAATGGGAGGCGAAAACCTGATGCGTGGTTACTATTTGGGAAGGTTTAGGGATAATAACCAAATAGCCACACAAGTAGAATTCCGGTTCTTGCCCTTACCGTTAAATTTTACCAATAGGATAGGAGCGGCCCTTTTTGCTTCTACAGCCTCTGTTTTTGATGAATTTGAAAATTTTTCAGTTAGCAAGTTTGTCTTTGCCGGTGGTGGAGGTTTAAGATTTCTGCTATTTCCCAAAAGAGACATATACACACGGTTTGATGTGGCATTTACCAATGAAGGATCTGGTTTTTACCTTTTCATAGGAGAGGCTTTTTAATACTGTAAACACCCCAATACACTATAAGTAATACAGTTACCCCCCAAGTTAACATTCGACACATTTTTTTTGTTAACTAAATAGAAGTAGAAAAAAAGAATGATTATGGAGGATATTCTGGAAAAAGTAGATAAAGGGGTAACACAAGTAACAGGACACGAAAAGCCAGAGGAAGGAAAAGTAGCAAGAATGATTGAAAAGCAAACCGCCAAGTTGCCTTCAGATGTATATCTTTGGGCTTCTATAAGTTCTATGGCTGTTTCTCTATCATTTAAACTGCTAAAGAAAAACTCTCTATCATTGTTCGTTGGACAATGGGCTGCACCTTTCTTGCTTTTCGGTATCTATAACAAAATGGTGAAGCAAGAAAAGCAAAATAAGAACGGATAATGTCCTGAATAAATAAACAAAAGCGGGAGTCACTATAGGTTCCCGCTTTATTTTTAATTAGCACACCTAAGCTATTGCTCTTGATTTACGAAATTTTCTTGTCTTCTCTGCATTTCTTCTGGGCTAACGTCTTCAACATGCGTAGATATCCACCAAGTATTCCCAAAAGGGTCTTTTACTCCAGCACTTCTATCTCCATAGAATTGCAAGGCAGGCTCCATTGTGGAAACACCTCCGGCTTTAAGCGACTTTTGGTAAACATCATCCACATTTTCAGTATAAAAGTGAATAATCACTTGCGTAGGAGGAAAATCAGGATTGGCCTCAGAGAGCATAATGTTTGAATCTCCAATCCGAACTTCTGCATGCATTACTTTGCCATCAGGGTACAAAGTCTTCATTTTTTCCTGTGCATTGAAAGCATCCTTGAGAAAACTAATATACGCTAAGGCATTTTCCACAACCAAATAAGGGGTAATATTATGGTAACCTTCAGGAACTGGTTTTACATTTTTCATATTAAATATCTTTTTTAGTTAACCTTTATGTCTAAGAAATCGCCGTCTCGGACAGAGCAAAAAAAATGTTTTATAACCCAAATAGGTATACCTAGGTTCTGCTATATACTTCTTGTTGCTTTTTACTTTGTATAATATGCTCATCACTAAATTGTTTGAAAAAGATTAATCTGTCTCGGCAGTGCATTAACAAATTGTAAGATATTTTTCAACCCACAAAATAACCTTACATAGCACGCTTCAATAATGTATACAAATCATTGCCTACAGAGATTTAAAGAGCTTGTGGATAAGTTTGTTATAAAAAACAGAGCATTTGTATGGCATTTTAACCTCAAAAAAATTACATTTACTTATAGTTTTCGGGGTTTGATCATTTTTTTTAATGAAATCTTAATATAAATTAATTGTTAAGAAGCGTTATTAGTTATATATTTATACATCTATTGTCTGGGTAAATATTTTTTTTATGGAAAACTCATTTTCTAATGAAAGTACGCCGGTTTCAGAAATAGTTTCTGAAATGAAGAGTATATTGAAAAAAGAAGGAGACCTTAACCAAGAGAAAGAGCATCTTTCAAGATTACTTGAACAAGCGGACTTTTTGCTGCACAAACATGATGAGGACTACAACCAGTTCATAGAGCTTTTTGTAGCTATGGGTCAGTTTGACTTTTCTTCAAAGCTTCAATACCTAAACAATGGAGACAACTTTCAAAACTTTATTGTGACCGGTTTAAATATGGTCAATGAGGAGCTGAAACATACTATTATACACCCTTGTGTAATAAACACTTTACTTAGAATACTTAAAGTCCCTAATGCTGTTATAGTTATAACAGATGATGAAGGCAAGATAAAGTTTTTAAATAACTATATTCCACACCTATCAGAAGCAATTTCCCGCTCCTATATAGGGAAGCATATCAGTGAGCTTTTAGCTAACTACAACAATCTAAAGGAAAGCTTTGATAAAGGAGCGCTTGTACGTAACCATGAAAGCTTCATTGAC is from Cytophagaceae bacterium ABcell3 and encodes:
- a CDS encoding DUF917 domain-containing protein, with amino-acid sequence MRLKEKDLKNLVYGAAFLGSGGGGAISTGLDFVKTVIKNTKGEGVELLSAEDIFNAHDHACVICDIGAISAIEENQSQAIINAYNVFEKWYFKNKEKKFSSVLPIETGPENSLAPFVLASKKNIPVLNADGAGRAVPELSLCTFALFENSVTASIANDQTDWMLVNTTDASSLDNMLRPVTESPAFHSSASMALWGASLQQHFNNAATGTLKNAIMTGYLLEALRNKDQSLEKEALPEVNKLQARKLVSGKVTDIQHQQKNAFDFELITLKTSDNQLFKVYTQNENLVLIDSSEKQIICQAPESICYLTQSLHPLTNSEIKLNDNIHLIGVASNPKLTTPQIVKGFDGLIKTLVGSTMSESSDKNYLPLGSLLKGIAK
- a CDS encoding VOC family protein; translation: MKNVKPVPEGYHNITPYLVVENALAYISFLKDAFNAQEKMKTLYPDGKVMHAEVRIGDSNIMLSEANPDFPPTQVIIHFYTENVDDVYQKSLKAGGVSTMEPALQFYGDRSAGVKDPFGNTWWISTHVEDVSPEEMQRRQENFVNQEQ
- a CDS encoding cellulase family glycosylhydrolase — encoded protein: MSTRKKIAVLLLLLTSSYLSFAQTAVGTYGQLAIDGRHVVDQNNNPVQLQGMSLFWSNWSPAGDGGNYWTRGAVQEIRDEWCANIVRAAMGVEDPGGYLQDPNGQKQKVIDIIEAAIDLDMYVIIDWHSHHAEDHQQEAIDFFTEMAQTYGDYPNIIYEIYNEPLNVSWSHTIKPYSEAVIEAIREHDSNNIIVCGTPNWSQDVDDASNDPIEGYDNIAYTLHYYAGTHEQWLRDKANIAMNRGIAIMVTEYGLVDADGDGGVSIASSNQWYDWMEANMISHCNWSLHDKEEGASALQRNASTQGNWTYDDDLTASGTFVRNYLIDNCPDYDGIPAPVFSTQPQTTTGEIGESVTFSAEASGEGAVTYQWYLNDEPIEGATESSYTISSISQEDAGAYHVVATSEGKERRSAIAYLILDDPDADQSGSICSENDAKGIFDDFTGREYSESTDGEPARGMYWWTDDNAPMVRNTSAGEISVSLTREEGQYQPIGFSFGDDAGDETGNAYTVDFSEDFTYEVHVRNDSDYDLVFALSPQDINGNQIDADAQAEEGIDDNVVQNPWQYSIQITVPARSEGVIGAGASNGTIELSGTFEDGYHVYENPHCNNAEGCTAQEFDFSQVTGFLITVTNAANTGDPHYLPLPLDNAEIAITEIRFGVECEENGSFGPTIDQQPQDLTVDEGEEAVLSVQASGSEELSYQWYFNGEEIEDATEESYTIAEASSANTGNYHVVVTMGTSSVESETATLIVQTPELSIDHQTEDQTVEVGEDAVLSVNASGDGTLSFQWYFNGEPIEGATESTLNLNNVSLEDAGEYHVVVISGDEQIESDKIVVEVEDPLSVRPKEESALTIYPNPVVAGQTLKFSKTIHNAQVYDALGSLIDTSEAMDELNTSNLSPGIYIIISEEGTQRFIVK
- a CDS encoding TetR/AcrR family transcriptional regulator encodes the protein MQEQPTEDHIKETAKKIFFAEGRLHAKTQEIADEAGVNRALIHYYFRNRENLFNSVLKEALADSYQETMSIIQSNLDFEEKIKEMISHMMDRLAKYPYMDTFIISEFNKNPDNLTMLKPHDDNEEHKNNFKKEIENYIIEHKLPVIKPEHFVVNIVSMCTYPFIAKSIFKEMLQYDDNLYEQFIAERKEVITKFVLGKK
- a CDS encoding pentapeptide repeat-containing protein, which encodes MEQQETAEGVSMKEVTLAGAITFNKWREEHLDQDIVIENLDLTKLDLSEMDFTGVIFENTDFSYCKMHESIFRGARISNCCFDFVNMHNCGFNGIKNLFVDAKKFPKYVSYKESPAEITHSWFQYADLKFSNFKGVLIKEVSFLGSNLEECCFE